The genomic DNA CCTCGGAGAGGTCTTTCTTCCACGTCATCTTGAGCGACAGTCGAAAGATCCCCGTGCAATATCACAAAATATAAATAATTATAATAAAACATAAGTCAGTTTTTTCTTTTGTTCTTTGTTAGTTCTGGTGATTCTATTTCGAGATCCGTTCGACTTCACTTCGTTCCGCTCAGGATGACGTGAGAGAATAGAATTAAGAAATAAGATAGAAAGAAAATTTCCTACTTAAATACGAAGTAGTCTTAGTACTTAATTCTTAACCTCGGAGAGGTCTTTTTCTGATTAATCTACTTTCCTCACTCCAAGTTCTATTTCAACATCACCAATTTTTACACTTTTTTCTCCGCCGTCCTGCAAAATTTCATCTGCTAAAACACCCTTTTTAATATCTTCTGCAAATTTTTCAAACACGCTTTGAAGTAGAAAATCTTCTGTATGATAAGTTATCACAACTCTGTCTTCTCTAGTTAAACCTTGTTCTTTGCGAAGTTGGTTCACCGTTCTTACAATTTCACGCATCAAACCTTCTTTTTTCAATTCTTCTGTTATTTCTGTGTTGAGTGCAACTAATGTTCTTTGACTTTCAATAACAAAATATTTTTTGTCTTTTTTAACTCTATTTATGTCAGGACATCCCATTTTTAAGAATTTAACTTCTTTAACATTTAACTCATTTTTAATTAAAGTTTCATATTTTTTCTTTTCTTCATTATCATCATAAATAGGCGGTCCAAAAAAACAAACTTCTGACAAAGGTTGCCTAACTTTAATTCCAGCACTTGATCTAGCAGATTGACCTAACTCAATAATATCTCTTGTGGATCTCATATTTTCTAATGGTAGAAAATCAATATCACCTTCCAGAACTTCTGGCCAATCTTCTAAATGCACACTTTCTGCAGTTCCTTCACCTTTTATTTGCAAGTAAATTTTGTCTGCAATAAACGGCATAAATGGCGCCATCACTTTTGATAAAGTTAACAAAACATAACCCAAAGTTTTTTCTGCTTGTTTTTTGTCTTTTTCCAAATCACCTTCAGTAGAATTCATTTTAAATCTATCACGACTTCTACGAATATACCATTGAGATAAATCTGCAATAAAATCTTGGATTGGACGAATTGCTTCAGCAAGTTTATACTCCTCCATATTTTTGGTGACATCTACTACCAATCTGTTCAGTTTTGCTACAATCCACTTATCCAAAACATTTTCCAATTCTACTGTATTTATTTTGCTCACAGCTTTTTCCTCTGCAAACATTTCATAAAAACTAAACACATTCCAAAGCATATTTATCACTTTTCCATAAACTTCACGCACACCTTTTTCAGAAAAACTCATATTTTCTGCATGTACAACAGGCGAAGAAAGTAGATAATATCGCAGAGCATCTGAACCATATTTTTCCAAAACCAACATTGGATCTGGATAATTTTGTAGACGCTTACTCATCTTTTTTCCGTCTTCTGCCAAAATAATTCCGTTTACAATTACATTTCTAAAAGCTGGCAAAGATTCATCTGTTGGAATAGTAGGATTTTCTCCGCGAGTAAGTGCCGTCGCCAAAACATGTAAAGTATAAAACCAACCACGAGTCTGGTCTTGACCTTCTGCAATAAATTCTGCTGGAAAACCTGCTTCAAATTTTTCTTTGTTTTCAAACGGATAGTGCATCTGGCCATAAGGCATAGCACCAGATTCAAACCAACAATCTAAAACCTCTGAAACTCTGTGATATGTTTTTCCATCTTTTTCAAAAACCAATTTGTCCACGGTATCTTTGTGCAAATCTTCTACTTTTTGCCCAGACAACTCCTCTAATTCTTCAACACTTCCTACACAAATAAAATCTTCACCATCATCACTTCTCCAAATAGGAAGTGGCGCACCCCAAAAACGATTTCTAGAAACAGCCCAATCTCTTACATTTTCCAACCACTTTCCAAAACGCCCTTGTTTTATATGGCTTGGTACCCAGTTTGTCTTTTCATTATTTAATAGTAAATCTTCTTTAAGTTCTGTGACGCGAATAAACCAACTGCTTGTTAAATAGTTTAAAAGTGGCGTATCACAACGCCAACAATGTGGATAGCTGTGCAAATATTTTTCTTTTGCAAACAATTTTCCATTTTTTGCAAGCCATTTTATAATTTCTACATCAGTCTTAGAATGATCTGCTTTTGGTTTTACTTCTTGCCCGACAAAATCTAGCACTTCTGGTTTAAATTTTCCATCCATTCCTACATGTTGCACAAAATCAATCTCCTCTTTTTCTCCCAAACTATAGTCATCAGAACCAAAAGCTGGTGCAATATGTACAATTCCAGTTCCATTTTCTGTCGTCACAAAATCAGCTTCCACAACTTTAAATGCATTTTTTGTATCTTTATAATAAGGAAATAATGGCTCATAATTTAAACCAACCAATTTTGAACCTGTAAATTCTGCCACAATTTCGTAAGCTCCTTTTGTCACATAATCAGCTCTCTCTTTTGCAACCAAAAATGTCTCTTTATTTTTTTCACCATTTTCATTTATTGTACGAATTTGCAAATAATCTATATCATTTCCAACAGCAATTAGCACATTTCCCGGTAATGTCCACGGGGTTGTAGTCCAAGCCAAAATATATAAATCTTCCTCAACTCCCAACTTTTCTTTTGCATTCAAAACTTTAAACTGTGCTGTCACAGTTAAATCTTTTATATCTTTATAACCTTGTGTCACCTCAAAATTTGAAAGTGGGGTCTCACAACGCGGACAAATATGCATTGGCTTCCTACCCTCATAAATCAAATTCTTATCCCAAAGCTGTCTAAAAACCCACCAAACGCTTTCCATATAATTTATATCCATAGTTCGGTAGGAATTTTCCATATCCACCCAACGACCAAATCTATGAATTATTCTTTTCCACTCGTCTACATAATTTGAAACATTAGACCTGCAAGCATCGTTAAAATTATGTATGCCAAAATCTTCAATATCTTTTTTTGTTTTCAAATCTAAAGCCTTTTCTACAATATTTTCAATTGGCAAACCATGACAATCCCAACCCCATTTTCTCTCTACACGAAAACCACGCATAGTCCAAAAACGCGGAATTGTATCCTTCATTGCAGTTCCAACTATATGCCCATAATGTGGCAAACCTGTCGCAAACGGAGGTCCGTCATAAAAAACATATGGTTTATCTTTTGGTCTACTTTCTACTGATTTTTCAAAACACTTATGCTGATCCCAATATTTTAAAATTTCTTTCTCATTTTTATCTGCTTCGTACATAAAATGACAATTAACTTTCTTTTTAAATTTACTTATTTATATTATCCAATTCCCTAGGCAATGTCAACAAAAATAGCTGAATTTAGCTTTTAGACTTCAAACTTCTGATTTAAGTTTTATATTTTGGAAAATAAAAAAATAGCCCGAAAGCTACTTGAAATTTAAGAAAACTATTTTTTTATTTTGAAAGATTTTTTAAAATAATAATTTCTTTTGGTTTTCTCCTCTTACCAAGAATACACAAAGCAATGTCCTTCTGCACAAACTTTTTTTGTAACTCGTTGACCTCATATAATAAAGCCAATGCTCTTCTAAAAATTTCGGCACAATCCTTAACGCCAAAATCTTCTCTCAGCGATTCTATAATCTTATACATTTCGAAGCTTATGTTTATTCCAATTCTCACACGAACTTCTTTATTTTGAATTTCTTGTTCAGACACTTCAGCCCTCCTTTTTGTTGTATAATTATTTCAAATAAATAATAGCAATTTTTCACACTTTTGTCAATAAAAAAACCGCCTATTTAATAGACGGTTTATATTTTTAAGCGCAAAACCTACGAAGTGATGCTTTAGCTCTTTCGTCCAAATTCATCCAAGCTCTCAAAATCTTGTATTCTGCAATTAAGCTTTCGAAACTACCAAATTCGTTTATTTCAAATTCCAAATCTTCAAGTCTAAATTTAAGCTGATTAAACTCTTTCAAATAAACTGCCGTTGCAACTCGCATATCATATTTTTTCATAGCTTCATATTTTACAAGATGCTCTTTAAAAATTTTGGTCAACCTATGAGTACTCAAAATTCTTTCCTGCAAAATTTTTAAATGGCATAATATTTTATTATCTCTTTCGTAACTAATCTGCCTATTTAATTCAAAAACTCTATCTCTTTTCACAGAATAAATACGGTTACTTGATTTAATAGCACAAAGCTCTATCATTTTCTGTAAAAATCTTTTTCTTTTGCTGGCCTCCTCTTTTTCTCTCAACCCTACAGTTTTCTCATTACTTTTGGCTGGAATATGTCCTTTTTCTATTACGATATACCCTTCCTTACCCTTAGATCTTCGGCATTGTCCAAAGATCCAATTAAACGCATTCATAAACTCCAGAGGAAAATCAATAAAATCAATAAAACCCAATTTTTGTTTTAGATTTTCTTGTGTTCCTTCTATCACCATCTTAACCTCCTTTTTTGTCTTTAGTTTTTTCTTCTGGGAAAACTTCGTAATAAATTACAGGATCTATCTGAAAAATATCCCGATTATCATCATTGAGTTCAATAGCAGGCTCATCCTCCTCTTTTGCCAACCTGTTTATCTCAAAAATTAACCGCTCCAAAGTGCTAAAATCACAATATTTCGCAATTTTATATGTTAAATCACTTTGCACAAAAGTTTTCTTATGCAAAGCTTTACAAATTTTTTTGACTATTTTGTAGCCCAAACTTAATTTGGTCATTTTACCTCCTTTTCAACTCCTCTATTTTATTGTAATGTGCTTAATACCATTTTTAGCACAAAAACCAAGTTTTGTCAATTCAAAATAAAGGTGTAGAATAAGATTATACTTATTTTATAAAATAATATGGAAAAAATATATTTAGCAACAGACCATGCCGGTTTTGAACTAAAAGAAAAAATTAAACAATTTTTAATTGAAAGAAATTTTGAAATAGAAGACAAAGGAGCAGTAGAGCATAATGAAAAAGATGATTATCCAGATTTTATATCTTTAGTCGCAAAAGAGATATCACAAAATCCAAATAAAAAAGCCATTATTTTTGGTGGTTCCGGTCAAGGTGAAGCTATGGCGGCAAACCGTTTCCCAAATGTTCGCGCTGTAGTTTTTTATGGAGGAAATTTAGAAATTATAAAACTTTCACGAGAGCATAATGATGCAAATATACTTTCAATAGGCGCAAGATTTCTAAACGAAGAAGAAGCAAAGACAGCAATAGAACTTTGGCTAAACACAGAATTTACAAATGAAGAAAGACATATCCGAAGAATAGAAAAAATTGTATGATTAAAATAATCCCAGCAATAAATGTTATATCACAAAACGAATTTGAAAAACAAATAAAATCAGTAGAAAATTCTGTTGATTTAGTTCAAATTGATATCGCCGATGGCAAATTTACACATTGGAAAAATTGGGCTGATGCAGAAAAAATTAAAGAAATTCCAACAACTTTAAGTTATGAATTGCATTTAATGGTAGAAAATCCAATTCAAGAATTAAAAAAATGGGAAAGTCTCTCAAATGTACAAAGAATAGTTGTTCACACCGAATCTTTTAAAGAAATAAATTTGGAACTTTTTCATAAACTTGTAGATTTTGGTTTTGAAGTTGGCTTTGCACTTAATCCAAAAACTTCAATCGAAAAAATAGAATTTTTATTACCAAACCTTGAGTACATACTCTTTTTAGGAGTAAGTCCAGGAAAATCTGGGCAAAAATTTCAGAAAAAAGTTTTAGAAAAAATAAAAAAAATAAAAGTTGCATTTCCGCACATTAAAATAGAAGTTGACGGAGGGGTAAACGAAGGAACTGCAAAAAATATTTCCAAAGCTGGCGCCGATATTTTATGTATTGGAAGTGCAATTTTCAATGAAAACGGAACTCCAGCTGAAAATTTAACTTTTTTCAATAATCTGGTAAACTAATTAATATGTTATATTTAGCGGAACAAAGTGAAGTCGAAATATCTCGTGTCTATTTCATAAGAATTTTATATATTTATAATTCTATGAAATTTAATCGAGATCCTTCGACTTCGCTCAGGATGATGTGATTTATTTTATATAATTTAAAAAATATGTACGATTTGATAATAATTGGAGCGTCGGCCGCAGGACTTTCAGCATCTGTTTACGCGGCGCGTAGAAATTTAAAATTTTTAGTAATATCCAAAGATATTGGTGGAGAGGTTGCACTTTCTGGAGAAGTTGGAAACTGGCCTGGAATTATAAAAATAAATGGAATGGAATTGGCAAAGAATTTCGAAGATCACGCCAAATTTTATAACACAGAAATTCGCGAAGGAACAGAAGTCCTAAAAATAGAACAAAAAGATAATATTCATATAGTTCACACAAAAAAAGGTGCTAAAAAAGTAAAACTTGATACAAAATCTATAATTGTAGCAAGTGGAATACACCCACGAGAGCTAGGTATTCAAGGTGAAAAAGATTTTCGTGGAAAAGGTATTACATATTGTACAGTTTGCGATGGCCCACTTTTTAAAGGAAAAATAACAGCCACAATTGGCGCTGGAAATGCAGGTCTAGAATCTGCTCTTATGATGAGTGGGATTGCTGAAAAAGTTTATTTAATATCAAACAAACCAAATACAAAAGAAATGAATGGTGGTTTTCCAAAAGGTGAAAATATTTTAATAGACAAAGTAAAAAAAGCAAAAAATATAGAGATAATTTATAATGCGAACACAACAAAAATTTTGGGTGATAAAATGGTTTCTAGTTTGAAATATGAAGATAGCGAAAGTAAAAAAGAAAAAGAATTAGAAGTTGGTGGAGTGATGGTCCACATAGGAACAATTCCAAATTCCTATTTTATAGACTGTGTAAACAAAGATAAACAAAAATCAATAAAAATCGACCAAAAATGTCAAACTAGTTGCAAAGGAATTTTTGCTGCCGGCGATGTAACGAACATACCACACAAACAGATAGTTATCGCTGCTGGACAAGGTGTTATAGCAGTACTAAGTGCAATTGATTATATAAACAGATTTGAAACAAAATAAAATAAATTCAAAATAAAAAATTATCTTCCCTGATAATTTTTTATTTGACTTAAACTTTTAGAAATTATAGAATTTAACCAAGAAGTTCTTTAACAAAAGGAGTAAGCAATGAATGGTAAACAAGATGTTTGCAAAGGTCACAATACAGAACAATACCCTGCCATTATGAGCTGGTGTGAAAAATGTGGGCAATTAAAAGCAAGTAAAACATTTTTAACCTGCAAAAAATGCGCAAAAAAAAATAGTAGATGTCATATTTGTGGCAAAAAAAAAAGGAGTAACTAGTGAATGAAGAAGTTTGTGATTGCCCCAAAAAACAAACATCATGTGTTTTTAGAATCTGCATTGACTGTAAAGCTCTTTTTTTAACATTATCTTCTAAATTATGTTTACCCTGTTCCAACAAAAAAAGAACCTGCGTTTATTGTGGTAACCAAAAAAAGAAAACTTAAAAGATCGAAGTAAATTCGATCTTTTTTTAATCCCCGAACATTTAACTACCTAAAAATAAATTAAATTTTAATTTTAATTTTTGGATGAATGTTTGAGTGAAATTAAGATAAGATCCTTCGACTTCGCTGAGGATGACGTGGAAACGATCCTCAAATATGCTATAATATAATAAATTAATTATAAAAAAATGCATACAGATATAATTACAATTGGAGATAGTGTTTTGGATACTTATATAATGATAGACGACGCTACAGTTCATTGCGATATCAAAAAAGAACATTGCAAACTCTGTCTAAATTATGCAGAAAAAATTCCTATCACAGGATCCGCTCAGTCTGTTGGTGGAAATGCCGCAAATGTAGCAGTTGGTACACATCTTTTTGGGCTAAACTCTACAATTATTACAGAAGTTGGAGACGATTTAAACGGTCATATTATTTTATCGAGCCTTAAAAAAGTTGGTGTAAATATAAAACATATACAGGTTAAAAAACAAGAAACTCGCTACGCAATTGTATTAAATTTCAAAGGTGAGCGTACAATTCTGTCTCAACACCCAAAAAGAAATTACACCTTATTAAACATTCCAAAAACTAATTGGATTTATTATACATCGCTTAGTAAATCATTTGAAAAAATTCAAAAAAAATTAATTTCTCATCTTAAAAAAAATCCAAGCATAAAACTTGCTGTAAACCCAGGAACATACCAATTGAAAGACGGTTTGAAAATTCTAAAAAAAATACTCCCCTACGCTCACGCAATTATTTTAAACAAAGAAGAGGCGGAAATTATAGTTGGTAAGAAAAAAACCGAAAAAAGTACCTTAAAAGCTTTATTGGAAACTGGTGCAAAAATTGCTGTAATTACAAACGGTAAAAAAGGATCGTACACAACAGACGGAAAAGAATTTTTATTTATGCCAATTTACCCACTAAAAGCAAAGGCTAAAACAGGCGCCGGTGATGCTTTTACAAGTGGTTTTTTGTCCGCTTTGGTACAAGGACACACAATAAAAGAAGCTGTGCAGTGGGGTACCGCAAACTCAGCAGGGGTAATACAAAAATTTGGTGCACAAGTTGGATTATTAAGTAAGCGGCAAACTTTAACAATGATAAAAAAATATAAAAAAATAATTCCGAAATCAATTTAAATGACAAAAAACAAAATCAAGTCCTTTTAAGCTTGATTTTTTATTCATTTTAGTGCATAATGTCTAAGTATTTTATACTTTTTAATTATGAAAAAAAATATAATCTTGTTTGTAGGTAAATACATCTCTGGTATTTCAAAAAGTTTAGAAGCTTACGAAGAGAAAACTGGAGAAAAATTTAAAACCGCACTATTACACGACAATAAAAAAACACCAAAAAAATTAGATATGGTGGATATTTTAATTTCTTGTAAAACTAAATCTGTAAACAGCATACAAAAAGCTTTACTACCACACAGAGACTCATTTATTGCAGTCACTTGTCGTGGAGAAGATCAGATTCAAAACTTTGCAAAAGTAATACCAAACCTTCCATATCTAAAAACACCAACAAGTGAATCTCTTTTGTGGTCTTCGGATAAATTATTAATGAGAAAGAGATTACATACACATAACAAGAAAATTACTCCTACATACACAATCGTAAAAGATTATGAAGAAAAAACTATAAATAAAATTGCAAAAAAAGTTGGCTTTCCTTTGATTGTAAAGCCTACAGGCCTAGCTGGAAGCAGGCTTGTCACAATGTGTTTTGATAAAGAAGAATTAAAAAAAACACTAAAAAAAGTTTTCAAAAAAATTAAAAAAGTACACAAAGAGTCTGGTGGAAATTGGGAACCAAAAGTCTTGGTAGAACAATTTTTAGAAGGAAGTATGTATAGTATAGATGCTTATGTAGACAACAAAGGTAAGACCTACTTTTGTCCACTTGTGAGAGTGACGACTGGAAAAGAAATAGGCGGAGACGATTTCTTTGGCTACAAACAAACTACACCAGTTAAACTAAAGTCTGCAACAATAGAAGGTGCACGATATGTCGCGGTTCAAGCAGTTGAAGCCTTGGGTCTAAAAAATACAACAGCACACATAGAAATGATGAGAAATGAAGACGGCTGGAAAATTATAGAAGTAGGAGCAAGAATTGGCGGTTTTAGGCATGATTTATACCAAATGACTGCAAACATAGATCATAATATGAACGACATTTTAATACATATGGGTAAAAAACCTATTATTCCAAAAAAGATAAAAGGTTATGCAACTGCAATGAAATTTTTTACACCAAAAGAAGGAGAATTGGTCAAAGTTTTTGGACTAAGAAAAGCAAATAAATTGGAATCCTTCAAAAAAATAAATATAAGAAAAAAACCGGGAGACAAGTGTCTGTTTGCTAGAAATGGTGGAATAAGCATATTTAATATTATATTATTTAACAAAGAAAGATCACAACTTTTAGCTGATGTCAGGAAATTGGAAAAAGCTATCAGAATCGAAATCAAGTAATATGAAAAAGAAAGTTTACCTACTCACAACCTGTAAACCTGAAAACTCTTCAGTAAGTACAAGAATCTTGGGAGAGTCTGCAAAAAAATTAAATATAGAACTAAAAACAATATATACTGAACATTGTCATTTAAAAATAGAAGATGGAAAACTTACCCTTTTTGAAAATGACAAAATACTAAAAGGAATAAAAAAAATATTATTCAGAAAAACTGTATCATCTACAAGTAGTGTTTTCCACAAATCAATACTTCATCAATTTGAACTTAACGGTACAAAAGTTATAAACAGAATTCAAGGAATTTCTCAAACACGAGATCAATTTCACACACTTCAAATATTGGCAAAATATAGCATACCAACACCAAAAAGTTTTCTTTTAGGATCTATAAAACAAATAGATTCTATCATAAAAGAAATTGGAAAACCGCCCTATATTGTAAAAATTCTAGATAGCAAAAAAGGTAGAGGGGTTTTTATTTTGGAAAGTAAAAGAAGTCTAATTTCTTTTGCGAGTATAATAGTCGGTAGCAGAGAATTTCCACCACTTTTAATTCAAGAATTTATAGCAGAAGCAAAAGGAAAAGATATAAGAGTTTTTATAATAGGAAACAAAGTCGTAGCTTCAATGGAAAGAAAAGCAATGAAAAAAGGAGAGTTTCGTTCAAATTATAAACTTGGTGGAAGTGTAAAAAAAATAAAAATTACAAAAGAAGAAGAAAAATTAGCATTAAAAGCGGCAAAAGTATGCGGGTTACAAATAGTAGGTGTAGATATTATAAGAAGCAAAAAGGGTCCACTAATAATAGAGTTAAACTCGAATCCAGGACTGGAAGGAATTACAAAAGCAACAGAAAAAGATATTGCTGGCGAGATTTTAAAATATGCAATAAATCGATAATATTTAGTATATCGCCTAGTTTAATGAATTAGTAAACTTTGTTTGCTTTGATAAATCTCTTCACTTAAATTAGAACAAAAATAAAAAAAGAGTTTTAAAACTCTTTTTTTATTTTCTATCATCCTGAATATATGCCTGTCTATTATTTTTAACTTGATCGGGGATCCAAGGTTTGCATAGTAATGTAATTATTATAGTTTATATATTTTTATATAAAATAATTCTAATTTATAGACTCTGAATTCCCGATCAGGGTCGGGAATGACAAAATAAAATACACGTCATATTGAGCGGAACGGAGTGGAGTCGAAATATCTCGGGATTGTATCATTAGAACTTTGAGTATTTTGTGTTTTAATGATCCTGAATCGAGATCCTTCGGCTTCGCTCAGGATGACGTGATGGAAAACTCCCCTCAGGATGATGTGTGGGATTTTTGTCATTTTTAATTTGATTGAGGGTCCCAGCCTGCCGACGGGCAGGCAGGATTTATATTACAATGTAATTATTATAGTTTATATATTTTTATATAAAATAATTATATTTTGTAGACTCTGGATTCACAGTCAAGCTAGGAATGACAAATATTAATTTAGTATAAATGAACCTTTATTTTTTAAATCCCCAATTCACCAACCCATGAGAATGTTTCCTCAATGTTCTTCAAAATAACTTGGAACACACTTTCTTTTTGTTTTGGTGTTAGAATTGTGAATGTTCTTGATTTTGTTATGTTTCCAGTTGAGTCTTTGCTTTCTACTTGAAACTGGTAAACAGAGCCTGGTTCAAAATTTGTAAGAACCAGAACGTGCCTCTTTACATAATTTGGATCTAGTGCTGTCTTACTTTTCAATGTGTCTGAAGTGCTAAATCCTTTTTGAAAATAAATCTGACTTGTTGACGGCTCATTTGTAGCCCAAGAAATCACAGCTTGAATTCTTTGATCATCTCCAGGCAGCATTGCAGAATCTGTTTGAACTTGTGAAATTATAGGTGCCATGTCTATATCAGTAGTAGAATATGTTGGGATTACCTTTGAGACTATGTTTCCGGAAACATCTTTTCCAGAAAGTTCTATTTGATACACAATTCCCCCTTCAAAATCTCTGATCTCAATTTCGTGAATTGTTGTCATAGCTTTATCATCTTTTGAAACTGCCTCATCAAATGACAACACACCATCTCTATATGGAGTATATGTAACTTTTGAGTCTGCAATTACACTTGTCACCCAATAAAAATTGGCTTGATCCATAGCGGAAGAGTCTATTCTATAATTTGTAATTTCCACCTCTTCTTGTCTTGTGATAAATATAAAATTTGGTGATTTTGAAAGAGGGCTTACTGGAGTTTTACTTTGCACTTGATAATTATAGGATGTTCCTGGACTTAGCTCATTTACTACCACAGTATGTTCTGTCACATCTGCATCTGAATTACCTACAACCTGGCTATATTTTCCTGTATTCCCAAAAATATTAGATTGGGCAAAAGCTACCAAAGAATTAGAGTTTTTATCTGTTGTCCACGAAATACGCGCAGAAGTTGCCCCCGCATCAACCACTGGCTGACCTCCGATAAGTGGTGACGGAATTAATCGCGCCAATTCTCGCAATGATTTATATTGTGTATTTACCTCCCTTTCAAGTGCTGCTACAGAAACTTGTGTTGCCATTTTTGCAATCAACTCACGAGTTCTTTGCAATAGGTTTGCAAATGAACTTTCAGACGTGCCTTCATCGTCTATTTCTGCCAAATCTTCTTCCGACAAAAATGTTTTTGTCTCAAAAGTAAAATCTTCCGAATTTGTTCTATTTCCACCTGCATCTAATGTCGTCACACGGTAATGATATGTTGTTCCAGCAGACAAATGAAGTATTGTGACTTCATGATTAGTAACATTTGCAACAGAACCAGCAATACTTCCATAAGAATCAGAAAGTCCAAACTCCACAATACTATCTCCAACCTCATCACTTTCCCAAGTCATTACAGCAGAATCCATTGTTATGTCTTTTACATTTATATTAAATATTGATGGTGGGATTGAATCTCCTCCTTGAATAATTATCATTCCTCCAGAAGATGCATTTGCCTGACCTGTCGCTTCTGCTGCTGCTTCTCTAATTTCTACAGCTGACTCT from Candidatus Magasanikbacteria bacterium includes the following:
- a CDS encoding RimK family alpha-L-glutamate ligase gives rise to the protein MKKKVYLLTTCKPENSSVSTRILGESAKKLNIELKTIYTEHCHLKIEDGKLTLFENDKILKGIKKILFRKTVSSTSSVFHKSILHQFELNGTKVINRIQGISQTRDQFHTLQILAKYSIPTPKSFLLGSIKQIDSIIKEIGKPPYIVKILDSKKGRGVFILESKRSLISFASIIVGSREFPPLLIQEFIAEAKGKDIRVFIIGNKVVASMERKAMKKGEFRSNYKLGGSVKKIKITKEEEKLALKAAKVCGLQIVGVDIIRSKKGPLIIELNSNPGLEGITKATEKDIAGEILKYAINR